The Arachis ipaensis cultivar K30076 chromosome B07, Araip1.1, whole genome shotgun sequence genomic interval CATGTACAGAAATGACTTTTCACAATCCATACAAGCTTAGAGAAATATATAAGATACCGTAACTCAATGatgaaaaatacacaaaaagtTTGTCACTTTAAAACATGCTTTAAAACATTTTAGATTAAAACCTGACAAACTTTCAGTTCATTCGTTGTCTTTACCATAACCATAACAGCAAAGAGCCAAACACTTTCAGACAAGCAATATGGAGTTAAAAGAGTTGGACTAGTAAAATAGATTACTGTTTAATTCTTGATATCATGGTAAGAGAAGGGACTGATTACATGTATTTGTGTGAATGACCCAAAATAAGAAGATTTAAGGCATCTAACAAGAAGAAAAGCCATCAATATTAGTTATATATGCTAGCGCCAGGCATGAAAGCTGCAtttctattaataattttttcacTTGGTTTTAATGTTTCTATTAAGAATAATATCTCAAATCAGTCCCGAAAGAATTTTTAGTCAGTCCTAAACAAATTTTAGTCACTAAATCAATCCTTAACATTTTATTTTGTTAGACATATCAAACCTCATGTCAAAATTTGGTAAAAAATTAGACATATCTATCTCTGTCATTATTTAATAAAAGACAAAAGTCACTGGAATAGAAGTTTGGGGTTGATTTGGTGATTAAAATTAGTTGACCACTAAAGTGTCCGACTAAAAGTTTGAGAGACTGATCTTTGGGGTATTACTCTGTTTTTTAACTGCCTTCACCAATTCTTAACTTCCCTCCACATATTCATGGCATCATGGGTTTTATTTTTTCCTTCTGGCTAATGCTGCTATTGGCGATTTAAGAAATaagaaaattggacaccaaaggTAGTTAAAGTGGTCAATCCCCTAACAGattcaatatttattttactatttaatTTCTTAGTCCAATAAAAGAAAACGTTGTATTGAAGCAGAGTTCGCAGCACAGGCATCAAAACAAATAAGCAACAAAAGGGGATTGTGAAGAAAAAGAGCAAGAATACCTGACGCCAGCATCACCAACAATTCCGATGGCCATGCCAGCGGAGAGACCGGCGAGGCCACAAGCGAGGCCGGAGGACAGGTGGGCGTAACCGTCGAAGAGATAGTAAGACTTAGCCTTAGGGTTAATGCCAGTGCTGATGATAACGGCAATGATGAGGCCATAAATACCAAGCACGCCAGCCATCACAACTGGCACTATCGACTTCATCACAAGCTCAGGCCTCATCACTCCCATCGACGCCACTCCCACTCCACTCTTCGCCGTTCCGTACGCCGCTCCCATACCTGCCAACCCATCCCCAcccaacaataaataaataaaatcatctCTCGTTTCATttttagtaataataataacaataattagaAAGAAATTCAAGACGATGTTcgtgtatttttcatttttgagcgataaaagagaaagagagatacTGACAGGAGAAGACGAGGGCAGCAGCAGCACCGAGGAAGCCGAAGAAAGGAGCAGTTTCGTCGCCGCTGAAGCCTGCCATCTTTGATTTCGATCACTTACTTACAGTGGCACCCGTCTTGTCTTCTCTTTTGGTTTTGAAAGATGAGATGGGAATGATTGTAGTGGATGATGTTAGAGTGCTAAGAAGTAAGAACATAATCTCGGTGGTGTCTGGAGAGATGGAgagatcagatctaaaactaaattaTTGGCATTGAAGTGTGAAAATGTTATTTTTTTGAGAAAATAACAATTAGGTCCGTCCTTTTTTTTTATgcggatatttttgtttttgcgGAATGGAAAATATATTCATGTTTTTGACCCCTCTAAAATGTGGATAAATTTATTCTTCCATTGAATTTAATCCGTTGGACTCGACGAAAAATTCTGACATGGTAAACGTGGAACTGACCTATTCGTTACGGGATGACACGTGGCTTTAAACTTTTGGAAACAAAGACATATTAGTCCCTACGCACCAATACGACGCCGTTTCACCACCTCCCTTCCAAACACACTTTAATCCCTTTATGCAATACCTAGAAGACTGATAGTTAAGATTATGGTTGGTATAAAATTTCTCAATGAAACCCCGTTATAAGTATAGTTCTAACCAACAACAACCCttgaatcaaattttaaaagattggttgtcacaaagctcaatcccaataaaaataaatcgaagtattcaaacctcgagtcgtctcacaaggaatgggcaaacatgtgcatcaatattggttagaatccCGGGATTGGGAGTCATAAGTAAGAAATTAAATCACTagacttaacatgcaagaaatcttAGAGTGCAAGGAACTAACTCAAGTAACTAAAGTAAAGTGAGAGCAATTTCAATCTACCAAAAGAACATGTAATCTAATTCTACTCTAGGATGAAGTAAACAACTAACTAAAACAATAATcaagcaaatagtatttttgggtTTGAGTGTGAACAATAAAAggcactcttggctaggcatgggaattgaggtcaccatccttgtctaataaccatatcttgacaattatgaggaaccaaggtCATTAAATCTACCTCTATGCTTAAAGTAAGTATAATGTCTActtctaagcttgaagtacgttaaatggcTTAGTCAatttcaactcataagtcccaatccatctaccaattgacttagtagaggattagtgtcaatgggtatcaatttgaccaATAGGGCTCTCAattcaccaaatcaattagacccaatgactcaagtttacccaatctccttagcctaggccaagagtaaaaagaactactccttaatcaaaggaaacatttcatcaaacacatagtatgcattaataaaagacatattcaaattgcaaattAATTGAGAACTacagtacccactaacaattatcaatgaaaAACAACTCAAATAACACTATCCATCATAGAAGACATCAATATGCTAGTAGAAATTCAAGAtccacaaaattcacaaaatgaGAAGAAAATGGGAAACTAACAAGAACATCAAAATtcaaacacaagatctaaacaaaattgtgttagagaattcaaattgaacaattaaaaacTAGAATTAACAAATCCAATTCataattcaacaagggaagatcaaatcaaactagatctagagaagaGTATAGTTTCTCTCCCTAGAATACGAGAAATATAACTAGCCAAAATGTGTGTCAAGTCTacaatgaatgatcccccctttccccctagggttcctgggtcttttccatgcagaatccaACTGAATTTGGGCCTGGAGCTCCTCAAAAATCGCCAGCCACgatttcattaatgaggtcacgtgctgcgcgtcacgcgtacgcgtcgcttgagttttgcgatccacgcgtacgcgtcaggcatgcgtacgcgtcgatgtgaaTTTCGCCAATCCACGCGAATTGGTGACTCTTGTGTGCCATCCCTAGCTTCTTGTACCCATGCGTgcgtgtgggtcacgcgtgcgtgtcgcagCCAATTCTCCAAagctcaattcttcatgttcctccacttgtgcatgctttctatctctcttctaggccattcttaccctataaactctgatacactcaacaaacatatcacggcatctaatggcaatagaagaagaggatcaaaatatggcattttaaggcaaaagaagcatgttttccaccatgaagcaaaattaggaagagaacacaaaaccatgtaatttatatgaataagtgtggaaaacATTGACAAAactccccaaattctacacaatataaaccacaattttggggtttatcaaatctctccacacttaaaccaagcatgtccttatgctaaagataaaaagaccaaagaccaTAGGAGAATAGGGTTCATGAAGTGCAAATtacctaaatgaatgcatgcaactaatgcaaatgtatctacctacttggtcagaAGTGACTCAACCTTCCAAGAACAAGTATGAGCACATTGGGCCAAAATAACAAGATAAATTACGAATCCCACCAATTCAAACATCAAAATGGAGGGCATATAACTTGcatgaagaaagctcgtgaaagctgggaacaagggtttgagcatcgaaccctcaccggatgtgtatccgctttagtcactcaagtgtatagggtcgatccacttagttctcttctaatcatgctttccatgatttttttcatctaacaatcaacaattattcaatgcatgcacacATCTATCATGAGATCTTATTCATAGgttataatggggttagggtaagggtaaggatgcatatggtcaagtgagtttgaaatttgaatctttgattagtctaagctcttaccaaacacatataacaacctatgaaattctaatacaatacctagctacccatgattcccacttttcacatactcatgcattctctttaattcacattccatatgcattgttattattactttgcttTGGGACATTTTTTCCCCTTTTGATTGCTTTTTCTTTAAGtacatacaaacgtatcaatgcatatggttttacatttttaaTGCATGAGTACGTACCCAATCctatgattttcaacaaaaatataaaatacacttttacctcaaccaatgtcccaagttttccatacccaaatgatacacaccctcactaggctaagctaatcaaagatccaaattaagggacttttattattttttacttaggggtagtgatgtgctaacattaagaataaaatggattaaataggctcaaaattggctaacaatggttgatgaaaggtaggctatttgggtgagtgagctaaatgaaatgatgacctcaatcatataaatgcatgtatacatggaatagtggacatagagaatcaaacaaagcacatattacaatcatagaaagagaatgatgcacacaagaatgaaaataagtggttataagatgtaaccacacaatcaggctcaaaactcacatgcttgtgttcttagctcaaaaaccatgttccagagtaaattcttcaagcaagtttaacatacaaaaatttttcaaattggtagggtgccctaaagatgattttcttggaaaagagattgtcaccctaaccaagtagtcctaacatgcaAGAAAAAATGCTCAACTACAAAACTaaccatgcaatctatcctaactaACAAAAGAGAATCAGAATTATGGGTGTTGAAAAGAGAAAAGGTTGTTACCTACGGAAGTCggtaaccgacctccccacacttagaagtttgcacggtcctccatgcCATTTGTGATACGCAAAGTGGGATTAGGGTCGCCACCTCCACCATCCATCTTTTGAGAGTTTGATTCACTTTGGGCTGAAGTGGATGTGGAAATGTCTGGCTCTTCCGCAGGCGGGTTAGTGCAACTCCAAAGCTTCTTCATGTAAGCGAATCGGCGTTGGTTCCGCCTCTCATATCGATCAATCTTCTCATGAAGCTCCATAAGTAGTTGATGGGTTGACTTCGGTGGTGCGGATGAAGTGGTAGGCGTGGTGGAAGGGGGAGCTATATCAAGGCTTGTAGTGTCCGTGGGAGGCTTAAGATATCTTCTACTTGGGACAATGTGGCCCTCTGCCGGAATCATCGCTTTCATGTCCTTAGCCTCTCGGGGGGCACCACCAGCAGCAACCAA includes:
- the LOC107609515 gene encoding V-type proton ATPase 16 kDa proteolipid subunit isoform X1 codes for the protein MAGFSGDETAPFFGFLGAAAALVFSCMGAAYGTAKSGVGVASMGVMRPELVMKSIVPVVMAGVLGIYGLIIAVIISTGINPKAKSYYLFDGYAHLSSGLACGLAGLSAGMAIGIVGDAGVRANAQQPKLFVGMILILIFAEALALYGLIVGIILSSRAGQSRAE
- the LOC107609515 gene encoding V-type proton ATPase 16 kDa proteolipid subunit isoform X3, with translation MAGFSGDETAPFFGFLGAAAALVFSCMGAAYGTAKSGVGVASMGVMRPELVMKSIVPVVMAGVLGIYGLIIAVIISTGINPKAKSYYLFDGYAHLSSGLACGLAGLSAGMAIGIVGDAGVRIRFRNMCHPTSTP
- the LOC107609515 gene encoding V-type proton ATPase 16 kDa proteolipid subunit isoform X2, whose product is MAGFSGDETAPFFGFLGAAAALVFSCMGAAYGTAKSGVGVASMGVMRPELVMKSIVPVVMAGVLGIYGLIIAVIISTGINPKAKSYYLFDGYAHLSSGLACGLAGLSAGMAIGIVGDAGVSWLQLATPPVWLPNRVVHEYICKYIRESFDAD